GCTTTCAATAATTTCACCATCAACTGGGGCATAAACTTCACTTGCGGCTTTAACTGATTCTACGACTGCTATTTCTTTACCTTGTTTTACTTTTTGACCTGGCGTTGGTAAATCAACAAAAACAATATCACCCAATTGTTCTTGAGCATAAGACGTGATCCCAATCGTCCCCGTATCGTCGATTATTTTTATCCATTCATGTTCTTTGGTAAAATATATAGAATTCATGACTCTCTCCTTTTAATTTAAACCACGATAATAACGATGGGGAACGAAAGGTAATTTTGTAACCTTCGCTTTTAAAGTTTTATCCCGTACTTGAATTTCTAACTCGGTATCAATTTCTTTATAAGAATGATGGACATATCCCATACAAATAGGATAATTCAAACTTGGCGCAAATCCCCCACTTGTCACCTCACCTACAATATCACCTTGTTTATTTTGAATAAGGGCATGGGCACGGGCCGGCATACGTCCCTCTATCACCAAAGCGACTAAGCGTTTGGGTGGGCCTTGCACAATTTGATTTTTGATAATCGCAAAGCCAGGAAATCCACCTTGATCACGTCTGTTTTTTGATACAGCCCATAATAACCCTGCTTCAATTGGTGTGGTTGTTTGATCA
This portion of the Alphaproteobacteria bacterium genome encodes:
- the gcvH gene encoding glycine cleavage system protein GcvH, producing MNSIYFTKEHEWIKIIDDTGTIGITSYAQEQLGDIVFVDLPTPGQKVKQGKEIAVVESVKAASEVYAPVDGEIIESNTSLQEEPGLVNSDPAGKGWFVKMHISDKNQLTNLMTEEDYKNFIKG